In Streptomyces sp. NBC_00569, a single genomic region encodes these proteins:
- a CDS encoding response regulator → MRIVIAEDAAVLRELLAQMLAERGHEVCAAVPDGDALRAAVAEHRPDVTVVDIRMPPTHTDEGLRAAIGIRREHPGTGVLLFSQYIETKYATRLLAAGSAGVGYLLKDRVANVAEFTDALSRVAAGGTALDPEVVTQLAGASRRGDDLESLTSREREVLALMAEGRTNAAIAQTLVVSAGTVEKHVAAIFGKLGLPASEDANRRVLAVLRYLES, encoded by the coding sequence ATGCGCATCGTGATCGCCGAAGATGCCGCCGTGTTGCGGGAGTTGCTTGCCCAGATGCTGGCCGAGCGGGGCCATGAGGTGTGCGCGGCCGTGCCCGACGGTGACGCGCTCCGCGCCGCCGTCGCCGAGCACCGGCCCGACGTCACCGTCGTCGACATCCGGATGCCGCCGACCCACACCGACGAGGGTCTGCGAGCCGCGATCGGCATCCGGCGCGAGCACCCGGGCACGGGTGTGCTGCTGTTCTCCCAGTACATCGAGACGAAGTACGCGACCAGGCTGCTCGCCGCGGGCTCCGCCGGGGTCGGCTACCTGCTCAAGGACCGGGTCGCGAACGTCGCCGAGTTCACCGACGCGCTGTCCCGCGTCGCCGCCGGTGGCACCGCCCTCGACCCCGAGGTCGTCACTCAGTTGGCCGGTGCGAGTCGTCGTGGAGATGACCTGGAGTCGCTGACGTCACGCGAGCGCGAGGTGCTGGCGTTGATGGCCGAGGGCAGGACGAACGCCGCGATCGCGCAGACGCTGGTGGTGTCGGCGGGCACGGTCGAGAAACACGTCGCGGCCATCTTCGGCAAGCTGGGCCTGCCCGCATCGGAGGACGCGAACCGGCGCGTGCTGGCCGTACTGCGCTACCTGGAGTCGTGA